In one window of Rhodanobacter sp. FDAARGOS 1247 DNA:
- a CDS encoding group III truncated hemoglobin, with protein MNPQSPLDETALARLVDHFYEKVRRDAQIGPIFNAAVHDWDEHKRLLTSFWASVALRAGSYRGNPMGAHRSHPIRAEHFDRWLALWRETCAEELDETAAATMLEYAERIGRSLKYGLGLHPQAQPFGVPIVGIERP; from the coding sequence CTGGTCGACCACTTCTACGAGAAGGTGCGGCGCGATGCGCAGATCGGCCCGATCTTCAACGCTGCCGTGCATGACTGGGACGAGCACAAGCGCCTGCTCACCTCGTTCTGGGCCTCGGTGGCGCTGCGCGCCGGCAGCTATCGCGGCAACCCGATGGGCGCACACCGGTCCCACCCGATCCGCGCCGAACACTTCGACCGCTGGCTGGCGCTGTGGCGCGAAACCTGCGCGGAAGAACTGGACGAAACCGCGGCCGCCACGATGCTGGAATACGCCGAGCGTATCGGTCGCAGCCTGAAATACGGACTGGGTCTCCATCCGCAGGCCCAGCCGTTCGGCGTGCCGATCGTCGGCATCGAGCGCCCGTAG
- the tpx gene encoding thiol peroxidase: MSAVTFKGQPISVDGQFPAPGSTAPAFSLVGGDLSDVTLSSHAGKRKVLNIFPSIDTGVCATSVRRFNELAGQLDNTVVLCISADLPFAQARFCGAEGLDKVINLSLMRGRQFLNDYGVAIASGPLAGLAARAVVVLDEHDKVIHAELVSEIGHEPDYDAALKVLA, encoded by the coding sequence ATGTCCGCAGTCACATTCAAGGGCCAGCCGATCAGCGTCGACGGCCAGTTTCCCGCGCCGGGTTCGACCGCGCCGGCCTTCAGCCTGGTCGGCGGCGACCTGTCCGACGTGACGCTGTCGAGCCATGCCGGCAAGCGCAAGGTGCTGAACATCTTTCCCAGCATCGACACCGGCGTGTGCGCCACCTCGGTGCGCCGCTTCAACGAGCTGGCTGGCCAGCTCGACAACACCGTGGTGCTGTGCATCTCCGCCGACCTGCCGTTCGCGCAGGCGCGCTTCTGCGGCGCCGAAGGACTGGACAAGGTGATCAACCTGTCGCTGATGCGCGGCCGCCAGTTCCTCAACGACTACGGCGTGGCGATCGCCAGCGGCCCGTTGGCGGGATTGGCCGCGCGCGCGGTGGTGGTGCTGGACGAACACGACAAGGTCATCCACGCCGAGCTGGTCAGCGAGATCGGCCACGAACCGGACTATGACGCGGCGTTGAAAGTGCTGGCCTGA
- a CDS encoding CopD family copper resistance protein yields MSAWYPWIVLLHLSCAIVFVGAVTFEVVVLEALHRHFDIATMQRIEKAVMARVRRFMPVVVILLFVSGGVLFEIRCGGLECVGSRFGNWLLLKVLLAFGVLGVFVNAMWAMRSGRMDVCRFRHTHRIVLGLMVGIVFLAKTMFYL; encoded by the coding sequence ATGAGTGCCTGGTATCCGTGGATCGTGCTGCTGCACCTGTCCTGCGCGATCGTGTTCGTCGGCGCGGTGACCTTCGAGGTGGTGGTGCTCGAAGCGCTGCACCGGCATTTCGACATCGCCACCATGCAGCGCATCGAGAAGGCCGTGATGGCGCGGGTGCGCCGGTTCATGCCGGTGGTGGTTATCCTGCTGTTCGTCAGCGGCGGCGTGTTGTTCGAGATCCGCTGCGGCGGACTGGAATGCGTCGGCAGCCGCTTCGGCAACTGGTTGCTGCTCAAGGTGCTGCTGGCGTTCGGCGTGCTCGGGGTATTCGTCAACGCGATGTGGGCGATGCGCAGCGGCAGGATGGATGTCTGCCGGTTCAGGCATACCCATCGCATCGTGCTGGGCTTGATGGTCGGCATCGTGTTCCTGGCCAAGACCATGTTCTACTTGTAG
- a CDS encoding SCO family protein, translating into MKRLLSLLAMLLLLGSARAATPLPGDSVYNLSVQLTDQDGHRQKLAERRGRPQLVTMFYTSCQMVCPMIIDSMRLTRNALDPATRARIDLLAVSFDPARDDVATLRSYADKRKLDSRIWTLARAEPAQVRQLSGVLGLQYRQLPDKEFNHSSELILLDSDGRIAARTTRIGKLDPAFVEAIRKLVAATPQG; encoded by the coding sequence ATGAAACGTCTGTTGTCCCTGCTTGCGATGCTCCTGCTGCTCGGCAGCGCGCGGGCGGCCACGCCGCTGCCCGGCGATTCGGTCTACAACCTGTCGGTGCAGTTGACCGACCAGGACGGTCATCGGCAGAAGCTGGCCGAGCGGCGCGGCCGGCCGCAGCTGGTCACCATGTTCTACACCTCGTGCCAGATGGTCTGCCCGATGATCATCGACAGCATGCGGCTGACCCGCAATGCACTGGACCCGGCCACCCGTGCCCGGATCGACCTGCTGGCGGTGAGCTTCGACCCCGCCCGTGACGACGTGGCCACGCTGCGCAGCTACGCCGACAAGCGCAAGCTGGATTCGCGCATCTGGACCCTGGCCCGGGCCGAGCCCGCACAGGTGCGCCAGCTGTCCGGCGTGCTGGGCCTGCAGTATCGCCAGCTGCCGGACAAGGAATTCAACCACAGCAGCGAACTGATCTTGCTGGACAGCGACGGTCGCATCGCCGCGCGCACCACCCGCATCGGCAAGCTCGACCCGGCCTTCGTCGAGGCGATCCGCAAGCTGGTGGCTGCCACGCCGCAGGGTTGA
- a CDS encoding formylglycine-generating enzyme family protein — MRAGLLFVLGLMLALPAVAADYVALPGGTFTSVLPADGKAAPAQVAPFRLRTELVTNGEFLAFVKKHPEWQRDKVASILADARYLTQWGSADALGDTALPRQPVTRVSWFAAQAYCESENARLPSWYEWEYAAAADATRRDARADPAWRESILGWYARPSNTALPDVGGIANVYGVRDINGLVWEWVDDFNALMVASDSREQGDPDLLKFCGAGAISLQEKENYAVLMRIAMLSALKAANTTNNMGFRCAKSE; from the coding sequence ATGCGCGCAGGCCTGCTGTTCGTCCTGGGACTGATGCTGGCACTGCCGGCAGTGGCGGCGGATTACGTCGCCCTGCCGGGTGGGACCTTCACCAGCGTGCTGCCCGCCGACGGCAAGGCGGCGCCGGCGCAGGTGGCGCCATTCCGCCTGCGCACCGAACTGGTCACCAACGGCGAGTTCCTGGCCTTCGTGAAGAAGCATCCCGAGTGGCAACGCGACAAGGTGGCCAGCATCCTCGCCGATGCGCGCTACCTCACCCAGTGGGGCAGCGCCGACGCACTGGGTGACACGGCGTTGCCGCGTCAGCCGGTGACCCGGGTCAGCTGGTTTGCGGCGCAAGCCTATTGCGAGAGCGAAAACGCGCGCCTGCCCAGCTGGTACGAATGGGAATACGCGGCCGCGGCCGACGCCACCCGCCGCGACGCCCGCGCCGACCCGGCCTGGCGCGAAAGCATCCTGGGCTGGTACGCGCGGCCGTCCAACACGGCCCTGCCCGACGTGGGCGGCATCGCCAACGTCTATGGCGTGCGCGATATCAACGGGCTGGTGTGGGAGTGGGTGGACGACTTCAACGCCTTGATGGTCGCCAGCGACAGCCGCGAGCAGGGCGATCCGGACCTGCTGAAATTCTGCGGCGCGGGCGCGATCAGCCTGCAGGAGAAGGAAAACTACGCGGTGCTGATGCGCATTGCGATGCTGTCCGCGCTCAAGGCCGCCAACACCACCAACAACATGGGCTTCCGTTGCGCGAAGTCAGAATGA
- the nirK gene encoding copper-containing nitrite reductase: MSRPGLFLLATAALFTLAACSGKPQATAGASPAAETPAASIHGDFGPPQGEPIHAVLTSPPHVPPPIHRNHPAKVIVELEVVEKEMPISEGVSYTFWTFGGTVPGSFIRVRQGDTVEFHLKNAPDSKMPHNIDLHGVTGPGGGAASSFTAPGHESQFTFKALNQGIFVYHCATAPVGMHIANGMYGLILVEPPEGLSPVDHEYYVMQGDFYTTGKYRQKGLQPFDMEKAIDEHPTYVLFNGKEGALTGDNALTAKTNETVRLFVGNGGPNLVSSFHVIGEIFDKVQPEGGTVAQHNVQTTLIPSGGAAIVEFHTDVPGSYVLVDHSIFRAFNKGALGILKVDGPEDKSIYSGKEVDAVYLGDRSEPNLKAVTTAAKAHAAGTLTKEEQIAAGKQLFTGTCSVCHQANGEGLANVFPPLAKSDFLAADPKRAMTIVTHGLTGKITVNGHEYDSVMPPMSQLNDDEVANILTYVLNSWDNPGGQISKEEVAKARAEAPAAAAPEH; encoded by the coding sequence ATGTCACGTCCAGGTCTATTCCTACTCGCCACGGCGGCGCTGTTCACGCTGGCGGCCTGCTCCGGCAAGCCGCAGGCCACGGCCGGGGCCAGTCCGGCCGCGGAGACCCCCGCTGCTTCGATTCACGGCGACTTCGGCCCGCCCCAGGGCGAGCCGATCCACGCGGTGCTGACCAGCCCGCCGCACGTGCCGCCACCGATCCATCGCAACCATCCGGCGAAGGTCATCGTCGAGCTGGAAGTGGTCGAGAAGGAGATGCCGATTTCCGAAGGCGTCAGCTACACCTTCTGGACCTTCGGCGGCACCGTGCCGGGCAGCTTCATCCGGGTGCGCCAGGGCGACACGGTGGAGTTCCACCTGAAGAACGCGCCGGACAGCAAGATGCCGCACAACATCGACCTGCACGGGGTGACCGGTCCGGGTGGCGGTGCGGCGTCCAGCTTCACCGCGCCGGGCCACGAATCACAGTTCACCTTCAAGGCGCTGAACCAGGGCATCTTCGTCTACCACTGCGCCACCGCGCCGGTGGGCATGCACATCGCCAACGGCATGTACGGGCTGATCCTGGTCGAGCCGCCGGAGGGCCTGAGCCCGGTCGACCACGAGTATTACGTGATGCAGGGCGACTTCTACACCACCGGCAAGTACCGGCAGAAGGGCCTGCAGCCGTTCGACATGGAGAAGGCGATCGACGAGCATCCGACCTATGTGCTGTTCAACGGCAAGGAAGGCGCGCTCACCGGCGACAACGCGCTGACCGCCAAGACCAACGAGACGGTGCGCCTGTTCGTGGGCAACGGCGGTCCGAACCTGGTGTCGAGCTTCCACGTGATCGGCGAGATCTTCGACAAGGTGCAACCCGAGGGCGGCACGGTGGCGCAGCACAACGTGCAGACCACGCTGATCCCGTCCGGCGGCGCGGCGATCGTGGAATTCCACACCGACGTGCCGGGCAGCTACGTGCTGGTCGACCACTCGATCTTCCGCGCCTTCAACAAGGGCGCGCTGGGCATCCTCAAGGTGGACGGTCCGGAAGACAAGTCGATCTACTCGGGCAAGGAAGTGGACGCGGTGTACCTGGGCGATCGCTCGGAGCCGAACCTGAAGGCGGTGACCACGGCGGCCAAGGCGCATGCGGCCGGCACGCTGACCAAGGAGGAGCAGATCGCCGCGGGCAAGCAGCTGTTCACCGGCACCTGTTCGGTCTGCCACCAGGCGAACGGCGAAGGCCTGGCCAACGTGTTCCCGCCGCTGGCGAAGTCGGACTTCTTGGCGGCCGATCCGAAGCGGGCGATGACCATCGTCACCCACGGCCTGACCGGCAAGATCACGGTGAACGGCCACGAGTACGACTCGGTGATGCCGCCGATGAGCCAGCTCAACGACGACGAGGTGGCCAACATCCTCACCTACGTGCTGAACAGCTGGGACAACCCGGGTGGCCAGATCAGCAAGGAAGAAGTGGCTAAGGCACGCGCAGAGGCACCCGCTGCGGCGGCCCCGGAGCACTGA
- a CDS encoding NnrS family protein encodes MSDSPSAGNTPPAFAEAARLLASAPHRPLFLAGTVAVLLSMAWWAVELTWMRFGLAGWPQPTIPPGWAHAMLIQYGLFPLFMFGFLMTTFPKWLGRPELPRTRFLPVAGGVFGGYVLANAGLLDLAWLLKLGIAVMLAGYLIGVVTLAGVLRASVAERKGHARSCLAALCLGALGLAIFLAYLFGAPAECALLAIKLGTFGLLLPIYFSVMHRMLPFFTGNMVKGYEVIRPDWSMPVVWALLLAHLLLDWRGVLDWLWVVDIPLALVFAWHSLRWQPWKAMRPGILAVLHLAFAWLPVAFALFAIQDVVHALSGQLILGRAPLHALGIGFFGSMLVAMVTRVTQGHSGRPMQMGKVAWLCFALLQVVTLLRIRAELGGDVYLWLVIAAYGWLLAFLPWVLRSAWIYLTPRADGKPG; translated from the coding sequence ATGTCTGATTCGCCATCCGCCGGCAACACGCCGCCGGCGTTCGCCGAAGCCGCCCGCCTGCTGGCCTCCGCCCCGCATCGGCCGCTGTTCCTGGCCGGCACCGTCGCGGTGCTGCTGAGCATGGCGTGGTGGGCGGTGGAGCTGACCTGGATGCGCTTCGGCCTGGCCGGCTGGCCGCAGCCCACGATTCCGCCGGGCTGGGCGCACGCGATGCTGATCCAGTACGGCCTGTTTCCGCTGTTCATGTTCGGCTTCCTGATGACCACGTTTCCCAAGTGGCTGGGCCGCCCCGAGCTGCCGCGCACGCGCTTCCTGCCGGTCGCCGGCGGCGTCTTCGGCGGTTACGTGCTGGCGAATGCGGGGTTGCTCGACCTGGCGTGGCTGCTCAAGCTGGGCATCGCGGTGATGCTGGCGGGCTATCTGATCGGTGTGGTGACGCTGGCCGGGGTGTTGCGTGCTTCGGTGGCCGAGCGCAAGGGTCACGCGCGTTCCTGCCTGGCGGCGCTGTGCCTGGGCGCGCTGGGGCTGGCGATCTTCCTGGCCTACCTGTTCGGCGCGCCGGCGGAGTGCGCGCTGCTGGCGATCAAGCTGGGCACCTTCGGCCTGCTGCTGCCGATCTATTTCTCGGTGATGCACCGCATGCTGCCGTTCTTCACCGGCAACATGGTGAAGGGGTACGAGGTGATCCGGCCGGACTGGAGCATGCCGGTGGTGTGGGCGCTGTTGCTGGCGCATCTGCTGCTGGACTGGCGTGGCGTGCTCGACTGGCTGTGGGTCGTCGACATCCCGCTGGCGCTGGTGTTTGCCTGGCACTCGCTGCGCTGGCAGCCGTGGAAGGCGATGCGCCCGGGCATCCTGGCGGTGTTGCACCTGGCGTTTGCCTGGTTGCCGGTGGCGTTCGCGCTGTTCGCCATCCAGGACGTGGTGCATGCCTTGAGCGGCCAGCTGATCCTGGGCCGCGCCCCGCTGCATGCGCTGGGCATCGGTTTCTTCGGCTCGATGCTGGTGGCGATGGTCACCCGGGTCACCCAGGGCCACTCCGGCCGGCCGATGCAGATGGGCAAGGTCGCGTGGCTGTGCTTCGCCCTGCTGCAGGTGGTGACCCTGCTGCGCATCCGTGCCGAACTGGGTGGCGATGTCTATCTGTGGCTGGTGATTGCCGCCTACGGCTGGTTGCTGGCTTTCCTGCCGTGGGTGCTGCGCTCGGCGTGGATCTACCTGACGCCGCGGGCGGACGGCAAGCCGGGTTGA
- a CDS encoding helix-turn-helix domain-containing protein: protein MQFKPTPGRPGRLPEPRSPIADDGDETRFCGTCAFSSACIAAGYDKPELAELQCLVEHVGPFRVGEHIFRTGDPFRAIFAVRSGTVKTRMVDKEGREQVLGFYLPGEVIGLNAIYPEHFPCDAVALDTAYFCRFSFPAMSALASRVPAVQQHLFRMLSKELGTASLLAGDHSADERVAAFLLDLGNRYAVRGFSGSQFHLSMSRGDIANYLRLAAETVSRVLSRFRAQKLIAIEGRELELLNVAALRKIGEALLPD from the coding sequence ATGCAATTCAAGCCCACGCCAGGTCGGCCAGGTCGCCTGCCCGAGCCGCGTAGCCCGATTGCCGACGACGGCGATGAAACGCGCTTCTGCGGTACCTGCGCGTTTTCCAGCGCGTGCATCGCCGCCGGCTACGACAAGCCCGAGCTGGCCGAGCTGCAATGCCTGGTCGAACACGTCGGGCCGTTCCGCGTCGGCGAGCACATCTTCCGTACCGGCGATCCGTTCCGGGCGATCTTCGCGGTGCGTTCGGGCACGGTGAAGACGCGCATGGTCGACAAGGAAGGCCGCGAGCAGGTGCTGGGCTTCTATCTGCCGGGCGAGGTGATCGGCCTCAACGCGATCTATCCCGAGCATTTCCCGTGCGACGCGGTGGCGCTGGACACGGCGTACTTCTGCCGTTTCTCGTTCCCCGCGATGAGCGCGCTGGCCTCGCGCGTGCCGGCCGTGCAGCAGCACCTGTTCCGCATGCTGAGCAAGGAACTGGGCACGGCCAGCCTGCTGGCCGGCGACCACAGCGCCGACGAGCGCGTCGCCGCCTTCCTGCTGGACCTGGGCAACCGCTACGCGGTGCGGGGATTCTCCGGCAGCCAGTTCCACCTCAGCATGTCGCGTGGCGACATCGCCAACTACCTGCGGCTGGCCGCGGAAACCGTCAGCCGCGTGCTCAGCCGCTTCCGCGCGCAGAAGCTGATCGCGATCGAGGGACGCGAGCTGGAGCTGCTGAATGTGGCGGCGCTGCGCAAGATCGGCGAAGCCCTGCTGCCGGATTGA
- the hemN gene encoding oxygen-independent coproporphyrinogen III oxidase: MAIPISTPEFDPALIARYDVAGPRYTSYPTAPQFKAGFDETVLRGVIRASNEEPIPRPLSLYVHVPFCMSPCFYCGCNRVITRDVTQADRYLERLYREIELIAPLFDRDRPVRQLHFGGGTPNFLDTAHMSELLESLARHFSFSHEAEREYGIEIDPRFADGDYIRNLGALGFNRISVGIQDFDPVVQQAVNRIQSFEQTREVLDAARESSFRSTSVDLIYGLPFQTVAGFSRTLDQIVALNPDRVAVYGYAHLPEMFKAQRQIDAADLPDAATRLALFGRALEHLSAAGYVYVGMDHFAKASDELVLAQRAGTLQRNFQGYSTHGDCDIVGLGVSAIGRIGDSYTQNARDLVGYYAALDAGRLPLMRGLQLDEDDLIRRELINELMCHGVLDKHGFGARHRLVFDEYFMRERQRLQALVADGLVLESDREIRVTSRGRLLLRIIAMCFDAYLDEAAQAPRFSRVI, translated from the coding sequence ATGGCCATTCCCATAAGCACTCCCGAATTCGACCCGGCGCTGATCGCCCGCTACGACGTGGCCGGTCCGCGCTACACCAGCTACCCGACCGCACCGCAGTTCAAGGCCGGCTTCGACGAGACGGTGCTGCGCGGCGTGATCCGGGCCTCCAACGAGGAGCCGATCCCGCGGCCCTTGTCGCTCTACGTGCACGTGCCGTTCTGCATGAGCCCGTGCTTCTACTGCGGCTGCAACCGGGTGATCACCCGCGACGTGACCCAGGCCGATCGCTACCTCGAACGGCTGTATCGCGAGATCGAACTGATCGCGCCATTGTTCGACCGCGATCGCCCGGTGCGCCAGCTGCACTTCGGTGGCGGCACGCCGAACTTCCTCGATACCGCGCACATGAGCGAGCTGCTGGAGTCGCTGGCGCGGCATTTCAGCTTCAGCCACGAGGCGGAGCGCGAATACGGCATCGAGATCGATCCGCGCTTCGCCGACGGCGACTACATCCGCAACCTGGGCGCCCTGGGCTTCAACCGGATCTCGGTCGGCATCCAGGATTTCGACCCGGTGGTGCAGCAGGCGGTCAACCGCATCCAGAGTTTCGAGCAGACCCGCGAGGTGCTGGACGCGGCGCGCGAGTCGTCGTTCCGTTCCACCAGCGTCGACCTGATCTATGGCCTGCCGTTCCAGACCGTGGCCGGCTTCAGCCGCACGCTCGACCAGATCGTGGCGCTCAACCCCGACCGCGTGGCGGTCTACGGTTACGCGCACCTGCCGGAGATGTTCAAGGCGCAGCGGCAGATCGACGCCGCCGACCTGCCCGATGCCGCCACCCGGCTGGCGCTGTTCGGCCGTGCGCTGGAGCACCTGTCCGCCGCCGGCTACGTCTACGTCGGCATGGACCACTTCGCCAAGGCCAGCGACGAGCTGGTGCTGGCGCAGCGCGCGGGCACGCTGCAGCGCAATTTCCAGGGTTACTCGACCCATGGCGACTGCGACATCGTGGGCCTGGGCGTCAGTGCGATCGGCCGCATCGGCGACAGCTACACGCAGAATGCGCGTGACCTGGTCGGCTATTACGCAGCGCTGGATGCCGGCCGCCTGCCGCTGATGCGCGGATTGCAACTGGACGAAGACGACCTGATCCGGCGCGAGCTGATCAACGAACTGATGTGCCACGGCGTGCTGGACAAGCACGGCTTCGGCGCGCGCCACCGGCTGGTGTTCGACGAATATTTCATGCGTGAACGCCAGCGGCTGCAGGCGCTGGTGGCCGATGGCCTGGTGCTGGAGAGTGACCGCGAAATCCGGGTCACCTCGCGGGGACGGTTGCTGTTGCGTATCATCGCGATGTGCTTCGACGCCTATCTGGACGAAGCGGCGCAGGCACCGCGTTTTTCGCGCGTGATCTGA
- a CDS encoding fumarylacetoacetate hydrolase family protein, which translates to MKLASLKEGGRDGTLIVVSRDLTRAVKASAIAPTLQAALDDWSNAAPRLNALSDDLNAGNAADAFALDMHALASPLPRAYEFVDGSAYLPHVERVRRARGAEVPKSFYTDPLMYQATSAGFLGPRDPVVVPSEDFGIDLEAEVVVVTDDVPMATTPAQASEHIQLVGLVNDVSLRGLIPGELAKGFGFLQSKPRSALSPVLVTPDELGDAWQDDKLHLPMRTWLNGAWFGEAECGVDMQFSFAELVAHVAKTRPLTAGTIVGSGTIANEDTGKGASCLAEQRTVETLRDGHPTTPFLKFGDRLKIDVTDAGGASIFGSIEQQIEPHKP; encoded by the coding sequence ATGAAACTCGCAAGTCTCAAGGAAGGCGGCCGCGACGGCACGCTGATCGTGGTCAGCCGCGACCTCACTCGCGCGGTGAAGGCGAGCGCCATCGCGCCGACGCTGCAGGCGGCGCTGGACGACTGGTCGAACGCCGCGCCGCGGCTCAATGCGCTGTCGGACGACTTGAACGCCGGCAACGCCGCCGATGCCTTCGCGCTGGACATGCACGCACTGGCCTCGCCGCTGCCGCGCGCCTATGAATTCGTCGACGGCTCGGCCTACCTGCCGCACGTCGAGCGCGTGCGCCGCGCCCGCGGCGCCGAGGTGCCGAAGTCGTTCTACACCGATCCGCTGATGTACCAGGCGACCAGCGCCGGCTTCCTGGGTCCGCGCGATCCGGTGGTGGTGCCCAGCGAGGATTTCGGCATCGACCTGGAAGCCGAGGTGGTGGTGGTCACCGATGACGTGCCGATGGCGACCACGCCGGCGCAGGCGTCGGAGCACATCCAGCTGGTCGGCCTGGTCAACGACGTGAGCCTGCGCGGACTGATCCCGGGCGAGCTGGCCAAGGGCTTCGGCTTCCTGCAGAGCAAGCCGCGCTCGGCGCTGTCGCCGGTGCTGGTGACGCCCGACGAGCTGGGCGATGCGTGGCAGGACGACAAGCTGCACCTGCCGATGCGCACGTGGTTGAACGGCGCATGGTTCGGCGAGGCCGAGTGTGGCGTGGACATGCAGTTCAGCTTTGCCGAACTGGTCGCCCACGTGGCGAAGACGCGGCCGCTGACCGCCGGCACCATTGTGGGCTCCGGCACCATCGCCAACGAGGACACCGGCAAGGGCGCGTCGTGCCTGGCCGAACAGCGCACGGTGGAAACCCTGCGCGACGGCCATCCCACCACGCCGTTCCTGAAGTTCGGCGACCGCCTGAAGATCGACGTCACCGATGCCGGCGGCGCCTCGATCTTTGGCTCGATCGAGCAGCAGATCGAACCGCACAAGCCTTGA
- a CDS encoding lipoprotein, with amino-acid sequence MKCHALIVAAVLALAGCGQAGPSAPPTAEAPSVAASSARPAVATSTPATSAADTMARYDGYGDLRFGMDEAAFEKASFNKASSNKASFNKAWSGELKGAPEQGSTCFYKTPAWVKSPKDFAFMFEAGHFVRYDVGSAKELAPGGGKVGMDEAQIRALYGTRVEAQPHKYVDGAKYLRIAAPQGDGVLLFETDEHGKVTRWRMGVPPQVDYVEGCG; translated from the coding sequence GTGAAATGCCATGCGCTGATCGTGGCCGCGGTGCTGGCGCTGGCCGGATGCGGCCAGGCGGGCCCGTCGGCACCGCCGACGGCGGAGGCCCCGTCTGTCGCCGCATCGAGCGCCCGTCCGGCCGTGGCCACGAGCACGCCGGCAACGAGCGCTGCCGACACGATGGCCCGCTACGACGGTTACGGCGACCTGCGTTTCGGCATGGACGAGGCCGCGTTCGAAAAGGCCAGCTTCAACAAGGCCAGCTCCAATAAGGCCAGCTTCAATAAGGCTTGGAGTGGCGAGCTGAAGGGCGCGCCGGAGCAGGGCTCAACGTGCTTCTACAAGACCCCGGCCTGGGTGAAGTCGCCAAAGGATTTCGCCTTCATGTTTGAAGCCGGCCATTTCGTGCGCTACGACGTGGGCAGCGCGAAAGAGCTCGCGCCCGGCGGTGGCAAGGTCGGCATGGACGAGGCGCAGATCCGCGCGCTGTACGGAACGCGTGTCGAGGCGCAGCCGCACAAGTATGTCGATGGCGCAAAATACCTGCGCATCGCCGCGCCGCAAGGTGACGGCGTGTTGCTGTTTGAAACCGATGAACATGGCAAGGTGACGCGATGGCGCATGGGTGTGCCGCCGCAGGTCGATTACGTGGAAGGCTGTGGTTGA
- the hmgA gene encoding homogentisate 1,2-dioxygenase has protein sequence MTIDVSKGYQSGFGNEFASEAIAGTLPVGQNSPQRVAHGLYAEQLSGTAFTAPRHSNRRSWLYRIRPAAVHQPFQPLAHATFHNRFDEAPATPNQLRWNPLPLPQQPTDFIDGLVTLAGNGGPAEQAGIGIHVYTANRSMQGRFFYDADGELLIVPQQGRLRLATELGVIELEPQEIAVIPRGVRFRVDLLDDTVRGYVCENFGALLRLPDLGPIGSNCLANARDFLTPEAAYEDVEGAFELVAKFQGGLWSAKIGHSPLDVVAWHGNYAPYKYDLRRFNTIGSISVDHPDPSIFTVLTSPSDTAGTANIDFAIFPPRWLVAQHTFRPPWFHRNVASEFMGLITGVYDAKAEGFVPGGASLHNCMSGHGPDAATFEKASNADLSKPDVIGGTMAFMFETRKVIRPTRQALEAPQLQQDYHECWQGIAKHFDAGRKA, from the coding sequence ATGACGATCGATGTCAGCAAGGGCTACCAGTCGGGTTTCGGCAACGAGTTTGCCAGCGAGGCGATCGCCGGCACCTTGCCGGTCGGCCAGAATTCGCCGCAGCGCGTGGCCCATGGCCTGTACGCGGAGCAGTTGTCGGGCACTGCATTCACCGCGCCGCGCCACAGCAACCGGCGCAGCTGGCTGTACCGGATTCGCCCGGCGGCGGTGCATCAACCGTTCCAGCCGCTGGCCCACGCCACGTTCCATAACCGCTTCGACGAGGCGCCCGCCACGCCGAACCAGCTGCGCTGGAATCCGCTGCCGCTGCCGCAACAGCCGACCGACTTCATCGACGGCCTGGTGACCCTGGCCGGCAACGGCGGCCCGGCCGAGCAGGCGGGTATCGGTATCCACGTCTATACGGCCAATCGCTCGATGCAGGGGCGTTTCTTCTACGACGCCGACGGCGAGCTGCTGATCGTGCCGCAGCAGGGCCGGCTGCGGCTGGCCACCGAGCTGGGCGTGATCGAGCTGGAGCCGCAGGAGATCGCGGTGATTCCGCGCGGCGTGCGGTTCCGCGTCGACCTGCTCGACGACACCGTCCGCGGCTACGTCTGCGAGAACTTCGGCGCCCTGCTGCGCCTGCCGGATCTGGGCCCGATCGGCTCGAACTGCCTGGCCAACGCCCGCGACTTCCTCACCCCGGAGGCGGCGTACGAGGACGTCGAGGGCGCATTCGAGCTGGTGGCGAAATTCCAGGGCGGGCTGTGGTCGGCGAAGATCGGTCATTCGCCGCTCGACGTGGTCGCCTGGCACGGCAACTACGCGCCGTACAAGTACGACCTGCGCCGCTTCAACACGATCGGCTCGATCAGCGTCGACCATCCCGATCCGTCGATCTTCACCGTGCTGACCTCGCCCAGCGACACCGCCGGCACGGCGAACATCGACTTCGCGATCTTCCCGCCGCGCTGGCTGGTGGCGCAGCACACGTTCCGTCCGCCCTGGTTCCATCGCAACGTGGCCAGCGAGTTCATGGGCCTGATCACCGGCGTCTACGACGCCAAGGCCGAGGGCTTCGTCCCCGGCGGCGCCTCGCTGCACAACTGCATGAGCGGGCACGGTCCGGATGCGGCCACGTTCGAGAAGGCGTCGAACGCCGACCTGTCGAAGCCCGACGTGATCGGCGGCACCATGGCCTTCATGTTCGAGACGCGCAAGGTGATCCGTCCCACCCGGCAGGCGCTGGAGGCACCGCAGTTGCAGCAGGATTATCACGAGTGCTGGCAGGGCATCGCGAAGCATTTCGATGCAGGCCGCAAGGCGTGA